The following coding sequences lie in one Crassostrea angulata isolate pt1a10 chromosome 10, ASM2561291v2, whole genome shotgun sequence genomic window:
- the LOC128164728 gene encoding voltage-dependent anion-selective channel protein 2-like produces MAPPTYGDLGKAAKDIFSKGYNYGEWKLEAKTKTDSGVEFTTTGSHSDKGIISGSLETKYKYSDLGLTFKEKWNTSNVLFTEIAIEDQLVKGLKLEFNTSFAPQTGTKSGKIKTSYKMDYLNLGCDVDFVFAGPTINAAAVLGYKGWLGGYQMSFDTSKSKLTKNNFAVGYEASDFTIHTNVNDGAEYCGSIYHKIRKDLEGGVKLSWSSAKSTALELGTKYKIDSDSSVSAKVDSNSRVGLGYTTKLRDGVKLTLSALVDGKNFNAGGHQLGLGLDFEA; encoded by the exons ATGGCTCCCCCAACATATGGTGATCTTGGAAAGGCAGCAAAAGATATCTTCAGCAAGGGATACA ACTATGGAGAGTGGAAGCTGGAGGCAAAAACCAAGACAGACAGTGGGGTAGAATTTACCACAACAGGCAGTCACAGTGACAAAGGAATCATCAGTGGAAGCTTAGAAACCAAATACAAATATTCCGATTTAG GTCTTACATTCAAGGAGAAATGGAATACCAGCAATGTGCTGTTTACAGAAATTGCCATTGAGGATCAGCTCGTGAAAGGATTGAAACTGGAATTCAACACATCCTTCGCTCCCCAAACTGG AACCAAGAGTGGAAAAATCAAAACCAGCTACAAGATGGATTACTTGAATCTTGGTTGTGATGTTGACTTTGTGTTTGCTGGACCAACCATCAACGCAGCTGCTGTCTTAGG CTACAAGGGCTGGCTCGGAGGTTATCAGATGTCCTTTGACACTTCCAAATCCAAGCTAACAAAGAATAACTTTGCAGTAGGTTATGAAGCCAGCGACTTTACCATTCACACCAATGT caATGACGGAGCAGAGTACTGTGGCTCCATCTACCACAAGATTAGGAAAGATCTTGAAGGAGGAGTGAAGCTCTCTTGGTCCTCAGCCAAGAGCACCGCCTTGGAACTGGGCACCAAGTACAAGATCGACAGTGATTCATCAGTCTCT GCCAAGGTAGACAGCAACAGTCGAGTAGGATTAGGATATACAACTAAACTTAGAGATG GAGTGAAGCTTACTCTGTCCGCCCTTGTAGACGGCAAGAACTTCAACGCCGGTGGACACCAGCTGGGTCTCGGTCTGGACTTCGAGGCCTGA
- the LOC128164725 gene encoding cerebellar degeneration-related protein 2-like, with product MEDDSEVQDDQQEEDWYQNDLQLAAELGKALLERNRELEAQIIHLQQINNEQNLEIEYITRQLETVRDSSESRMRIYEELDRTSQDLEKTNQRLLIDAKTDKQRIEKLMTTVLQLEEKCDNLEKKVEDMKAEEKRLKQKQQKQDSRRAVSLASLREKERDPYLKDIMNEDCHWTYNNQFKKLPLNPYEQEIKNLQEAVKQLKAQALIDKRKKEDLETEVSLLWEENAGLEKKVRSLEDDVKENGYLKFEIQRQKLNLGKYCKKCSSDLVELKTAIEKEIEPDDPQVGAGKLVRLESGGSVYGSTESLNKIVPDIQEVSPVEDNDTSSVSILDELETQYKKLFKKYEDLQNKSSRRPGSFHESETFDEALHRQLAVSHKEVQTLLKMQKSTSTAEAATSAEQETNLPHYKSLFRDIFATLKQTRIDESSEQPLTSPHSAEYKPLK from the exons ATGGAAGACGATTCGGAGGTTCAAGATGACCAACAGGAGGAGGACTGGTATCAAAATG ATCTACAACTGGCTGCAGAGCTTGGAAAAGCCCTTCTTGAGAGGAACCGCGAATTAGAGGCGCAAATCATCCATCTCCAACAAATTAACAATGAACAAAACCTGGAAATTGAG TATATCACGCGGCAACTGGAGACTGTCAGGGACAGTAGTGAAtcacgcatgcgtatttacgaGGAGTTGGACAGGACGTCGCAGGACCTGGAGAAGACAAACCAGAGGCTGCTTATTGATGCCAAAACAGACAAGCAGCGGATAGAAAA ATTGATGACTACCGTTTTGCAGTTGGAGGAAAAGTGTGACAATTTGGAAAAAAAGGTTGAAGATATGAAGGCCGAGGAGAAGCGTTTGAAACAGAAACAACAGAAGCAGGACAGCAGACGAGCTGTGAGTCTCGCGAGTCTCCGCGAGAAGGAGCGAGATCCTTATTTGAAGGATATCATGAACGAGGACTGTCACTGGACCTATAACAATCAGTTCAAGAAACTACCTCTGAACCCTTACGAACAGGAAATCAAAAATCTCCAAGAGGCTGTCAAACAGCTCAAAGCGCAGGCGCTAATTGATAAAAGGAAAAAGGAAGACTTGGAGACGGAAGTGTCTTTATTGTGGGAAGAAAATGCCGGTCTGGAAAAGAAAGTTAGATCTTTGGAGGACGATGTAAAAGAAAACGGTTATTTAAAGTTCGAGATCCAACGTCAAAAGTTGAATCTCGGTAAATACTGCAAAAAGTGTTCCAGTGATCTAGTTGAACTGAAAACTGCAATCGAAAAGGAGATAGAACCAGACGATCCGCAAGTTGGCGCGGGAAAACTGGTTCGTCTGGAAAGTGGAGGGAGCGTTTATGGAAGTACAGAATCTTTGAACAAAATAGTCCCCGATATACAAGAAGTGTCTCCGGTGGAAGATAATGATACCAGCAGTGTTTCTATTCTTGATGAACTGGAGACCCAATACAAGAAACTGTTCAAGAAGTACGAGGACCTTCAGAACAAGAGCAGCAGACGACCCGGAAGTTTTCACGAGAGCGAGACTTTCGACGAAGCTCTCCATAGACAGTTGGCCGTGTCTCACAAAGAGGTTCAGACATTGCTAAAGATGCAGAAATCCACGTCTACTGCAGAGGCGGCCACGTCTGCCGAACAAGAAACCAACCTGCCTCATTATAAATCCCTGTTCCGAGACATCTTCGCCACGCTAAAACAGACCCGTATCGACGAGTCTTCTGAGCAGCCCCTGACAAGTCCGCATTCCGCAGAATATAAACCGCTCAAGTag
- the LOC128164729 gene encoding uncharacterized protein LOC128164729 codes for MIQRFMMASNTYVFNGLPREYYRIRKKEVSVVRWYRSYFKACTYFFFSVNACSFTQRDVKSIKKKWIDIQSKTRKREAERRREQKKTGGGPPPLNLKPWEDKIVSILDDSMVVGIEGGFDTSECGSNEFPKATSNATSKFISADASKTQELIPETPPPSFAGDTSMPTGCSTKRKRKITVETACTSDNSKAELLLNIQREKLELKKSLLEVEKKKLDVLKEICFELKRKNCCCSYSFQTLEPLVELEPASCSVSPTIRGLVVKEI; via the exons ATGATACAGCGATTTATGATGGCTTCGAATACTTATGTCTTTAATGGATTACCGCGTGAATATTATCGGATCAGGAAAAAAGAGGTAAGTGTCGTAAGATGGTATCGTTCATATTTTAAAGCgtgcacatatttttttttcagtgtaaaTGCCTGCAGCTTTACACAGCGAGATgtcaaaagtataaaaaagaAGTGGATAGACATTCAAAGCAAGACCAGAAAAAGAGAAGCAGAGAGGAGAAGAGAGCAGAAAAAGACTGGGGGAGGTCCACCTCCACTAAACTTGAAGCCATGGGAAGATAAG ATTGTTTCTATTCTCGATGATAGCATGGTGGTAGGGATAGAAGGTGGTTTTGACACCAGTGAGTGTGGAAGCAATGAGTTCCCTAAAGCCACATCTAATG CTACTTCCAAGTTCATATCAGCAGATGCCTCCAAAACCCAGGAACTAATTCCTGAGACTCCTCCTCCCTCATTTGCTGGAG ATACCAGTATGCCAACTGGCTGTTCCacaaagagaaaaagaaagatcaCTGTTGAGACAGCATGTACATCAG ATAACTCCAAGGCAGAGCTACTGCTTAACATCCAAAGAGAGAAACTGGAGCTTAAAAAAAGTCTGCTCGAGGTAGAAAAGAAGAAGTTGGATGTGCTTAAAGAGATCTGTTttgaattgaaaagaaaaaactgTTGCTGTTCCTATTCTTTTCAAACTCTTGAGCCCTTAGTTGAACTTGAACCAGCATCTTGCTCAGTTTCACCAACTATCAGAGGTCTTGTTGtgaaagaaatttaa
- the LOC128164727 gene encoding putative nuclease HARBI1, with protein MASLLIFDVLNEREKERGRRVFRDRNNPLDYLNDREVIERYRLPRRYLNEVVDLVKEDIERPTNRSKAIPAVIQVLVTIRCLTKGIFYSECGDLHGISKSSVCIAMDRVLTSLCHRLQNISFPTSEEEIRRTKTEFFSKARFPNVLGAVDGTLIKIQAPSENEPSYVCRKGFHALNVQAVSDASLRFIDLVCKWPGAVHDSFVFENSNLNHILAQGCNGWLLGDSGYPLKSYLMTPINIPANQKEVNYNSAHCRTRVVVERAFGVLKSRFRCLHPTGGVLPFATQKCMKTVVACFKLHNKCIKDRLPMPEVDFDIQHQGEEEINNLQANGAGVAQQIRKRLVQRF; from the exons atggcGTCTTTGCTTATTTTTGATGTTCTCAACGAAAGAGAAAAGGAAAGGGGTAGAAGAGTGTTCAGAGATAGAAACAATCCATTAGATTATTTAAACGACAGAGAGGTTATAGAAAGGTACAGGCTTCCGAGAAGGTACTTAAACGAAGTCGTTGATCTAGTTAAAGAAGACATAGAAAGACCAACCAACAGAAGCAAGGCCATCCCTGCAGTTATCCAA GTTCTTGTCACAATAAGATGCCTCACAAAAGGAATATTCTATTCGGAGTGTGGGGATTTACATGGAATTTCGAAATCTAGTGTTTGCATTGCCATGGACAGAGTTCTGACCTCCCTCTGCCACCGCTTGCAAAATATCTCTTTTCCTACATCTGAGGAAGAAATCCGAAGAACAAAAACAGAGTTCTTTTCAAAGGCCCGATTTCCCAATGTGCTGGGCGCAGTGGATGGGactttgataaaaattcaggctCCCTCCGAAAACGAGCCAAGCTACGTTTGTAGGAAGGGTTTTCATGCTCTGAATGTCCAGGCCGTTTCTGACGCTTCCCTAAG aTTCATAGATTTGGTTTGCAAGTGGCCTGGTGCTGTTCACGATAGCTTTGTGTTTGAAAATTCAAACCTGAACCACATCTTGGCCCAAGGGTGCAATGGATGGCTTCTAGGAGATTCAG GCTATCCTTTGAAGTCATACTTGATGACACCAATTAACATCCCGGCTAATCAAAAGGAAGTGAACTACAACAGCGCCCACTGCAGAACCCGTGTTGTGGTGGAGAGAGCATTTGGTGTGCTCAAGTCAAGATTTAG ATGCTTACATCCAACTGGGGGTGTATTACCCTTTGCCACCCAAAAGTGCATGAAGACTGTAGTAGCATGCTTCAAGCTTCACAACAAATGTATCAAAGACAGGCTGCCAATGCCAGAGGTGGACTTTGATATCCAGCACCAGGGTGAGGAGGAAATCAACAATCTCCAAGCAAACGGTGCAGGTGTAGCTCAACAGATCAGAAAGAGGCTGGTTCAACGCTTTTGA